The genomic stretch TAACGTAGTAGTTTGAATTCTGTGGGGCTTAAATGAATTTCATGATTATTTTTAAAAACACGATATGTTATAAGATCCATTTTAAGATCGTGATATATCAATGTTGTATCAGCTAAAACATTAGAACGACGCAAAAGCAGTTTTATTCTTGCAATAAGTTCATTAACACTGAAGGGTTTAACAATATAATCATCTGCCCCTAAATCAAATCCACGAAGTTTATCCTTTTCTTCACCGCGTGCCGTTAACATAATAATTGGTATATGTGATGTTGCTTGGGATTTTTTTATCTGGCGGCATACTTCTATACCTGAAATTAAAGGGATCATCCAATCCAGAAGAATTAAATCGGGTTGATCTTCTTGAACTAACATTAAAGCTTTTTCGCCATCATCAGCAATTTTGGTTATAAAATTTTGGTTATTTAAATTATATTGAAGAAGAGAGGCCAAGTCAGCTTCATCTTCGACAATTAAAATTTTATGTTTCTTCATGTTGAATTTGATGAATTGTGAAAGATGTATCATCTGCTTTAGGTCTATTTTTTTCTATCGCTTGACCTAAAACCAGAAAATGGATGGTTTCGGCAATATTTGTGGCATGATCGCCTATTCTTTCAATATTTTTAGCTATAAAAAGAAGATGGGTACAGGGTGTAATGTTTCTTGGATCTTCCATCATATAAGTTAAAAGATCTCGAAAGATACCTGTGTATAAAGCATCAACTTCTTCATCCCGGTGCCAGGCTTGCATAGCTTTTTCTGCATTTCGATATGCATAAGCATCAAGAACATCTTTAACAATAGTTTGCACAAGCTGGCTTAAATGAGCAATTGTTGTCGTAGCTGAACGAACGACCGGCATTTGAACCAGAGCAATAGAACGCTTGGCAACATTGGTTGCATAATCACCTATTCTTTCTAAATCACTTGATATTTTAAGAGCGGTGATAACTTCACGTAAATCTTGGGCCATAGGTTGACGTAGTGCCAGAATACGAATAACCATGGCACTCATCTCTTGTTCCAATTCGTCGATACTGTCATCATTGGCTATAACTTTAGTTGCAAGGTCGCTGTGTCTTTTAATTAAAGCTTCCATGGCTTGCTGTAATTGTGTTTCAGCAAGTCCCCCCATTTTCATAATAATGTCATTAAGTTTTTTTAATTCTTCATCAAAAGATTTTACGATATGTTGTGGGGCCATGATGTTGCTCTTTTAAAAGTGTTGTTAACCAAAACGTCCTGTTATATATCCCTGGGTTCTGGGATCACGTGGGCTTGTGAAAATATCATCTGTTTTTCCTTGTTCAACAAGCTCCCCCAAATGAAAAAAGGCTGTATATTGTGAAACACGTGCTGCTTGTTGCATCGAATGAGTTACAATAACGATTGTATAATTAATTCTTAATTCATCAATTAATTCTTCAACCTTAGCAGTTGCAATAGGATCTAGGGCTGAACATGGTTCATCCATTAAAATAACATCGGGATTAACAGCAATAGCCCGTGCAATACATAAACGTTGTTGTTGACCACCCGATAGGCCGGTACCAGCTTCTTCTAACCTATCTTTAACCTCATTCCATAACCCAGCCTTTTCAAGACTGGATTCCACAATTTCATCTAATTCCGCTTTTTTTATTGCCAGTCCATGGATACGTGGCCCATAAGCAACATTGTCATAAATAGATTTAGGAAAAGGATTTGGTTTTTGGAAAACCATACCAATTTTTGCTCTTAAACTGACCACATCAATAGTGGGATCATAAATGTCTCTTGTATCGATAGTAATTTTACCAGTAACTTGGCATCCTTCAATAACATCGTTCATGCGATTAAGACAGCGTAAAAAAGTTGATTTTCCACATCCCGATGGACCGATTAAAGCTGTCGCTTTATTTTTAGGAATAGATAAGGAGATATCTTTTAATGCTTGGGTTGTTCCATAAAAAACATTAACATTTTCAGCATAAATTTTGTAGATATTATTTAGCGACATAAACTAACCTTTATACTTACCATCTTTTTTCAAATCTTCTTCTAATATAAACAGCGCATCCATTCATGAGAATAAGAATTAATAATAAAACAATAATAGCTGCACTTGTTTTTTCAAGAAAAGCTTTTTCTGGACTATCTGCCCATAAATAAATCTGCACAGGTAATACAGTTGCAGCATCTGTAAAATGAGAGGGTATATCAGCAATAAAGGCAACCATCCCAATCATTAAAAGGGGGGCTGTTTCTCCGATAGCCCTGGCGGTTCCTATAATGGTTCCTGTTAAAATACCAGGTAAAGCTAAAGGAAGTTTATGATGAATAACAGTTTGAAAAGGGGATGCACCAAGGGCAAGAGCAGCTTGTTGAATAGAACTTGGAACTGTTTTTAAAGCGGATCGAGTTGCAATAATAAGAATAGGTAAAATCATTAATCCCAATACCAACCCCCCAACAATAGGGGTCGAACGTGGAAGCCCAAAGAAACCAATAAAAACAGCAAGCCCTAATAACCCAAATACAATTGAAGGTACAGCCGCAAGATTGTTAATGCTGATTTCTACAATATCAATCCAAAGTTTTTTGGGTGCAAATTCTTCAAGATAAATCGCCGACATAACACCCAAAGGAACAGCAAATAATAAAGTTATACTCATTGTTAATAATGTGCCAAGAATACTTGCCAAAATACCTGCTTGTTCTGGTTCACGGCTATCGCCCGAGGTAAAAAAAGTGAAATTAAATTTC from Alphaproteobacteria bacterium encodes the following:
- the phoB gene encoding phosphate regulon transcriptional regulator PhoB, with the protein product MKKHKILIVEDEADLASLLQYNLNNQNFITKIADDGEKALMLVQEDQPDLILLDWMIPLISGIEVCRQIKKSQATSHIPIIMLTARGEEKDKLRGFDLGADDYIVKPFSVNELIARIKLLLRRSNVLADTTLIYHDLKMDLITYRVFKNNHEIHLSPTEFKLLRYFMENPARVFNREHLLDHIWGKDIYVEPRTVDVHIRRLRKALNHYPPLQNYIRTVRAAGYALDYNN
- the phoU gene encoding phosphate signaling complex protein PhoU, which translates into the protein MAPQHIVKSFDEELKKLNDIIMKMGGLAETQLQQAMEALIKRHSDLATKVIANDDSIDELEQEMSAMVIRILALRQPMAQDLREVITALKISSDLERIGDYATNVAKRSIALVQMPVVRSATTTIAHLSQLVQTIVKDVLDAYAYRNAEKAMQAWHRDEEVDALYTGIFRDLLTYMMEDPRNITPCTHLLFIAKNIERIGDHATNIAETIHFLVLGQAIEKNRPKADDTSFTIHQIQHEET
- the pstB gene encoding phosphate ABC transporter ATP-binding protein PstB, which gives rise to MSLNNIYKIYAENVNVFYGTTQALKDISLSIPKNKATALIGPSGCGKSTFLRCLNRMNDVIEGCQVTGKITIDTRDIYDPTIDVVSLRAKIGMVFQKPNPFPKSIYDNVAYGPRIHGLAIKKAELDEIVESSLEKAGLWNEVKDRLEEAGTGLSGGQQQRLCIARAIAVNPDVILMDEPCSALDPIATAKVEELIDELRINYTIVIVTHSMQQAARVSQYTAFFHLGELVEQGKTDDIFTSPRDPRTQGYITGRFG
- the pstA gene encoding phosphate ABC transporter permease PstA — translated: MNKYTQEKSTLILKKRLKKRLRHEKIFKYFGILSILLACFILGFLLTDIIGKSLPAFNQTYIKLEIDRKLLNENNDPDTSTLFYTKIIRQSFLGIFPNVQDKQDQRILLKMLSNNAGYDLQKTISNSKNSLSDKINIWIKSSDDIDLIYKNYLKNLLSQNNPTNDKQILWVNQLHQQGKITKKFNFTFFTSGDSREPEQAGILASILGTLLTMSITLLFAVPLGVMSAIYLEEFAPKKLWIDIVEISINNLAAVPSIVFGLLGLAVFIGFFGLPRSTPIVGGLVLGLMILPILIIATRSALKTVPSSIQQAALALGASPFQTVIHHKLPLALPGILTGTIIGTARAIGETAPLLMIGMVAFIADIPSHFTDAATVLPVQIYLWADSPEKAFLEKTSAAIIVLLLILILMNGCAVYIRRRFEKRW